From a single Prochlorococcus sp. MIT 0603 genomic region:
- a CDS encoding DNA recombination-mediator protein A, whose protein sequence is MRRSQSLDLPQIGRIDTLAKELALLQDNGKRRIAFLGSRHVPVVTIHLVELIARSLAQEGHSLVTSGSQGVNAAVIRAVLEVDPSLITVLLPQSLNRQPPEICNLLEKVLHLIEKPDNDDLSLPMASSLCNQEIINRSDQLICFAFHDSETLLSSCHSAEDMGKVVSLLFFD, encoded by the coding sequence TTGAGACGTAGTCAATCTCTAGATCTACCTCAAATAGGTCGTATAGATACTTTGGCTAAAGAATTAGCCTTGTTACAAGATAATGGTAAAAGGAGAATAGCCTTCTTGGGCAGCAGGCATGTGCCTGTGGTGACAATCCATTTGGTGGAATTGATTGCGAGGTCATTGGCTCAAGAAGGTCATTCTTTGGTTACATCCGGTTCACAAGGTGTAAATGCTGCTGTGATTAGAGCTGTTTTGGAAGTAGACCCCTCGTTGATAACTGTTTTGTTGCCACAAAGTCTAAATCGTCAGCCTCCTGAAATCTGCAACTTACTTGAAAAGGTTTTACATCTAATAGAGAAGCCTGATAATGATGACTTGTCATTGCCAATGGCCAGTAGCCTATGCAACCAAGAAATAATAAATCGTTCTGATCAACTTATTTGTTTTGCTTTTCATGATAGTGAAACTTTATTAAGCAGCTGCCATAGTGCTGAAGATATGGGCAAAGTGGTTAGTTTATTGTTCTTTGATTAG
- a CDS encoding YajQ family cyclic di-GMP-binding protein, whose product MPASYSFDVVSDFDRQELVNAIDQIQREISQRYDLKDSSTEISLEDEEIIIVTSSDMTLKAVGDILLQKATKRKLSLKIFDFHEPEKSSGNRVKQRIILRKGLSQDLAKNLSKAIRDELKKVSASIQGNSIRITGKSKDELQLAIAILKKKEDELEIPLQFENYR is encoded by the coding sequence ATGCCAGCATCTTATTCGTTTGACGTTGTCTCTGATTTTGATCGTCAAGAGCTGGTTAATGCAATTGATCAAATTCAAAGAGAAATTTCTCAAAGATATGACCTAAAAGATTCAAGTACGGAAATCAGTCTTGAGGATGAGGAGATTATTATTGTGACCTCTAGTGATATGACATTAAAGGCTGTGGGGGATATCCTTTTACAAAAGGCTACTAAAAGAAAACTCTCGTTAAAGATTTTTGATTTTCATGAACCTGAAAAATCTTCGGGTAATAGGGTTAAGCAGAGAATTATCTTACGGAAAGGTCTTAGTCAAGATCTGGCAAAGAATTTGAGTAAAGCTATTCGTGATGAGCTTAAAAAAGTTAGTGCTTCAATACAAGGCAACAGTATAAGAATTACCGGAAAGAGTAAAGATGAATTACAGTTGGCAATTGCAATACTTAAGAAAAAAGAGGATGAGCTTGAAATTCCATTACAGTTTGAAAACTATAGGTAA
- a CDS encoding prohibitin family protein, translated as MTTPIRNVTPGGSGGGAATMALIVSFTGILLLTQALFIVPAGQVAVVTTLGKVSGGARRPGLNFKVPFIQSTYPFNVQTQVRPEEFESLTKDLQVIAATATVKYALKPSEAGRVFRTISYNDREIYNRIIKPSLLKALKSVFSKYELVTIASSWSDISTIVEKTVAEEISQFDYVDIQGLDLTGLEIAEEYRAAIEQKQIAEQQLLKAQTEVKIAEQEAKRYDTLNRSLDDQVLFKLFLDKWDGQTQVVPALPGSSGSSTPVIVGGRRN; from the coding sequence ATGACTACACCTATTCGAAATGTTACCCCTGGAGGTTCTGGCGGAGGCGCTGCAACTATGGCGCTTATAGTTTCTTTTACAGGGATATTACTGCTTACTCAAGCTTTATTTATAGTCCCGGCTGGCCAGGTCGCTGTAGTTACAACCTTAGGGAAAGTAAGCGGAGGAGCAAGGCGTCCTGGACTAAATTTTAAAGTGCCTTTTATACAATCGACATATCCTTTTAATGTGCAGACGCAAGTTAGGCCAGAGGAGTTTGAATCTTTAACTAAAGATCTGCAGGTAATTGCAGCAACTGCAACAGTTAAATATGCACTTAAGCCAAGTGAAGCTGGACGAGTCTTTAGAACTATTTCTTATAACGATAGAGAAATTTATAATCGAATAATTAAACCTTCTTTGCTTAAGGCGCTAAAGTCTGTTTTTTCTAAATATGAATTAGTCACAATAGCTAGCTCTTGGAGTGATATTTCTACAATAGTTGAAAAAACTGTTGCAGAGGAAATTAGTCAATTTGATTATGTTGATATTCAAGGACTTGACTTAACAGGTTTAGAGATTGCTGAGGAGTATCGAGCCGCCATTGAGCAAAAGCAGATTGCCGAACAGCAGTTATTAAAGGCTCAAACTGAAGTTAAGATTGCTGAGCAGGAAGCAAAGAGATATGACACTCTTAATAGGAGTCTTGATGATCAGGTTCTATTTAAGTTGTTTTTAGATAAGTGGGATGGTCAAACTCAGGTTGTGCCTGCATTGCCTGGATCAAGTGGTTCAAGTACTCCAGTAATCGTTGGTGGGCGAAGAAATTAA
- the hemL gene encoding glutamate-1-semialdehyde 2,1-aminomutase encodes MTNAFNTTNSQNVFAAAQNLMPGGVSSPVRAFKSVNGDPIVFDRVKGAYAWDIDGNRFIDYVGSWGPAICGHSHPEVTAALQEALEKGTSFGAPCELENKLAEMVIDAVPSVEMVRFVNSGTEACMAVLRLMRAYTGRDKLIKFEGCYHGHADMFLVQAGSGVATLGLPDSPGVPRSTTSNTLTAPYNDLEAVKELFAENPDAISGVILEPVVGNAGFITPEPGFLEGLRELTKENGALLVFDEVMTGFRISYGGAQARFGVTPDLTTMGKVIGGGLPVGAYGGRKEIMEMVAPSGPVYQAGTLSGNPLAMTAGIKTLEILKQEGSYERLETITKRLISGICESAKQAGLSITGSSISGMFGFYLCQGPVRNFQEAKQANSDYFGRLHRSMLQKGIYLAPSAFEAGFTSLAHSEEDIDATLKAFNESFNELN; translated from the coding sequence GTGACAAACGCCTTCAACACAACTAATTCCCAAAATGTTTTTGCAGCTGCGCAAAATCTTATGCCTGGTGGCGTGAGCTCTCCTGTTCGAGCGTTCAAGTCTGTCAATGGCGACCCCATTGTTTTTGACCGTGTTAAAGGAGCTTACGCATGGGATATAGACGGGAATCGCTTTATTGATTATGTAGGCAGTTGGGGACCAGCAATATGTGGTCACTCTCATCCTGAAGTAACTGCGGCTCTTCAAGAAGCTTTAGAAAAAGGCACGAGTTTTGGAGCACCTTGCGAGCTTGAAAACAAACTTGCAGAGATGGTAATAGACGCTGTACCAAGCGTAGAGATGGTCCGTTTCGTTAACAGCGGCACAGAAGCTTGCATGGCCGTCCTTCGCTTAATGAGGGCTTATACAGGGCGAGACAAGCTCATCAAGTTTGAAGGCTGTTATCACGGCCATGCGGACATGTTCCTTGTACAAGCAGGTTCAGGTGTGGCAACTCTTGGCTTACCAGACTCACCTGGAGTGCCTAGAAGCACTACCTCAAATACCCTTACAGCTCCATACAACGATTTAGAAGCAGTAAAAGAGCTTTTTGCTGAAAACCCTGATGCAATATCTGGGGTAATCCTTGAACCAGTTGTAGGGAATGCTGGCTTCATTACTCCTGAACCTGGATTCTTGGAAGGGCTTAGAGAATTAACTAAAGAGAATGGGGCTTTACTTGTTTTTGATGAAGTTATGACTGGCTTCAGGATTAGTTATGGAGGAGCTCAAGCTCGTTTTGGAGTAACACCTGACCTAACAACAATGGGCAAAGTAATAGGCGGTGGACTTCCAGTTGGAGCATACGGTGGAAGAAAAGAGATTATGGAAATGGTTGCACCATCTGGGCCTGTTTATCAAGCCGGTACATTAAGTGGCAACCCTCTTGCAATGACAGCAGGCATAAAAACTCTAGAGATTCTTAAACAGGAGGGATCCTATGAGCGACTAGAAACTATTACCAAAAGGCTTATCAGTGGGATATGCGAATCAGCTAAGCAAGCTGGCTTATCAATAACTGGTTCAAGTATTAGTGGCATGTTTGGTTTTTACCTTTGCCAAGGACCAGTAAGAAACTTTCAAGAAGCAAAACAAGCAAATTCCGATTATTTCGGCAGGCTTCACAGATCAATGCTTCAAAAAGGTATTTACCTTGCTCCAAGTGCCTTTGAGGCAGGGTTTACATCTCTAGCTCACTCAGAGGAAGATATAGATGCAACTTTAAAAGCATTTAATGAAAGTTTTAACGAGCTAAATTAA
- the xth gene encoding exodeoxyribonuclease III, with amino-acid sequence MLIATWNVNSIRTRISQVEDFLEEIQPDLLCLQETKVEDNLFPRETLQDKGYQVSTFGQKGYNGVALISKLNLEDVKSGLNGELNEDPNALYFDQQKRVISALVDNIRVINVYVPNGSSLDSDKYEYKIQWLNCLTDYLNNQARRNEPVCLLGDFNIALDSKDIHNPNRFNNGIMASSKERESLEKLLGNRLEDVFRLFEQSSGHWSWWDYRSGAWQKDQGWRIDHIYLTEDLIRNSKSCLIHKKVRGNPQPSDHAPVLVDINWPPSEDIDLFPF; translated from the coding sequence GTGTTAATTGCTACTTGGAACGTCAACTCAATCAGAACTAGGATTAGTCAAGTTGAAGATTTTCTCGAAGAGATTCAACCTGATTTATTGTGCTTACAAGAAACCAAAGTAGAAGATAATTTATTCCCCAGGGAAACTCTTCAAGACAAAGGTTACCAGGTGAGTACATTCGGTCAAAAAGGTTACAACGGTGTCGCATTAATAAGCAAGCTAAATCTTGAGGATGTGAAATCAGGCCTTAATGGAGAACTAAATGAAGATCCAAATGCTCTTTATTTTGATCAACAAAAGAGGGTCATAAGTGCATTAGTTGATAATATAAGAGTCATAAACGTATATGTTCCAAATGGATCTTCATTAGATTCAGATAAGTATGAATATAAAATACAGTGGCTTAATTGTTTAACTGATTACTTAAATAACCAGGCAAGAAGGAATGAGCCAGTTTGTCTCTTGGGAGATTTTAATATTGCACTTGATTCAAAAGATATACACAATCCAAATCGTTTTAATAACGGGATTATGGCCAGCTCAAAAGAGAGAGAATCTCTTGAAAAGCTCTTAGGCAATCGGTTAGAAGACGTTTTTAGGCTTTTTGAACAAAGCAGTGGGCACTGGAGCTGGTGGGACTATAGAAGTGGAGCTTGGCAAAAAGACCAAGGTTGGAGAATTGATCATATTTATCTAACTGAAGATTTGATTAGAAATTCCAAAAGCTGCTTAATTCATAAAAAAGTTCGAGGCAATCCTCAACCCAGCGATCATGCTCCTGTTTTAGTCGATATAAATTGGCCGCCTTCTGAAGATATCGATCTATTCCCTTTTTAG
- the larC gene encoding nickel pincer cofactor biosynthesis protein LarC codes for MKDLFIDCSNGVSGDMLLSSLLDLGVPLEVIHKPLELLGLDDLYSLRVEESSSFQLRGLKLFVEDNDKSGKHRTWIEIRTLIDKSKLNKSLKKKIIKVFEMLAEAESIVHGVDIDKVHFHELGSIDSLVDIIGVCSLVEYLKLKSIFCNFPPAGSGFVETSHGILPVPVPAVLELAKKYNLKLKTSDFSSGEVTTPTGFALIIALSDFFKQPNYFNINSVGIGLGHREIDRPNFLRVYLLENYDSELVSNSLNCARYEEVILQESWIDDSSAEDTSTLIDELRNSGALEVSSHSIQMKKGRMGLAITAISKKEDAANLRLIWFKFGTTIGFRERIEGRWVLLRRDGICSTRFGDVRVKQVQRPYGQFSIKIEHDELLRISLKEEISLEDARKEIILNTDTFSPIEEWN; via the coding sequence ATGAAGGATCTTTTTATTGATTGTTCTAATGGTGTTTCAGGCGATATGCTGCTTTCAAGTTTACTGGATTTAGGCGTTCCACTTGAGGTAATTCATAAGCCACTTGAATTACTAGGACTTGATGATTTGTATTCTTTACGGGTTGAAGAATCTAGTAGTTTTCAACTAAGAGGTTTAAAACTTTTTGTAGAAGATAATGATAAATCCGGAAAACATAGAACTTGGATTGAAATTAGAACTCTAATAGATAAATCGAAATTAAATAAATCTTTGAAGAAAAAAATCATAAAGGTTTTTGAGATGCTTGCAGAAGCAGAATCCATTGTTCATGGAGTCGATATTGATAAAGTTCATTTTCATGAACTTGGTTCAATTGATTCTTTGGTAGATATTATAGGTGTTTGCTCTTTAGTCGAGTATTTAAAACTCAAATCTATCTTCTGTAATTTCCCTCCTGCTGGCTCAGGCTTTGTTGAAACGTCCCATGGGATATTGCCTGTACCTGTTCCTGCTGTTTTAGAACTTGCAAAAAAATATAACTTGAAACTTAAAACAAGCGATTTTTCATCTGGAGAGGTTACAACTCCTACAGGATTTGCATTGATAATTGCTTTGTCAGATTTTTTCAAACAGCCAAATTATTTTAATATTAATTCAGTTGGCATCGGATTAGGACATAGGGAAATTGATCGACCAAATTTTTTAAGAGTTTATTTATTAGAAAACTATGATTCTGAATTAGTTTCTAATAGCCTAAATTGTGCAAGATATGAAGAGGTAATTCTGCAAGAGTCATGGATAGACGATTCTTCTGCAGAAGACACCTCTACTCTTATTGATGAATTAAGGAATTCAGGTGCACTTGAAGTGAGTTCACATTCTATTCAAATGAAGAAAGGAAGAATGGGTTTAGCTATAACTGCTATATCAAAGAAGGAAGATGCAGCTAACTTGCGTTTGATTTGGTTTAAGTTTGGTACAACGATTGGTTTTAGGGAAAGAATAGAAGGGCGATGGGTCCTATTACGCAGGGATGGAATTTGTTCTACTCGTTTTGGTGATGTAAGAGTCAAACAAGTTCAACGACCATATGGACAGTTCTCGATAAAGATTGAGCATGATGAATTATTGAGAATAAGTCTTAAAGAAGAAATCTCTTTGGAAGATGCTCGTAAAGAAATTATTTTAAATACAGATACTTTTTCACCAATCGAAGAATGGAACTGA
- a CDS encoding lysylphosphatidylglycerol synthase domain-containing protein gives MKFNIFLKLKFLIASLKQSLAFLSIGFVGFIAFTNFDELRKNSLNREMIIILIIAFLISIISLFVNACAWKLLINWLGYKKRDDELIDLYLRTNLLKYLPGGIWHFVERFRSLKSSIPSSQAFSFVLLEPFLMLSAALSLTAICNLSRTPFLLFFIPLFFLARRWRAYLIMQLGAVKLLEFKKLGEKLSFTRESIRSWNPISPYPIHAVLVELLFILFRFAGFWFCLKAFSIENIFGVFEWISLFSLSWSIGLVVPSAPGGIGVFESFLLLITRGEVPEDYILLALLSYRLIVSLADIFVHLPFQFKTKLI, from the coding sequence ATGAAATTCAATATATTTCTTAAACTAAAATTTTTAATAGCTTCTTTAAAGCAATCCTTAGCATTTCTAAGTATTGGATTTGTGGGATTTATAGCTTTTACTAATTTTGATGAGCTCAGAAAGAATTCATTGAATCGAGAAATGATAATTATTCTCATAATTGCTTTTTTAATAAGTATCATAAGCTTATTTGTTAATGCTTGTGCATGGAAATTATTGATTAATTGGTTGGGATATAAGAAAAGAGATGATGAATTAATTGACTTATATTTGAGAACAAACTTGCTTAAATATCTCCCCGGTGGAATATGGCATTTTGTAGAAAGATTTAGGTCTTTGAAATCATCTATTCCTTCTAGCCAGGCATTTTCTTTTGTTTTGTTAGAACCATTCTTAATGTTATCTGCAGCATTATCTTTAACAGCTATTTGCAATCTTAGTAGGACCCCTTTTCTTTTATTCTTTATCCCATTATTTTTCCTAGCAAGGCGTTGGCGAGCTTATCTTATTATGCAGTTAGGAGCAGTGAAGTTATTAGAATTTAAGAAACTTGGTGAAAAACTTTCATTCACTAGAGAATCCATAAGGTCTTGGAATCCAATTTCCCCATACCCTATACATGCAGTATTAGTTGAGTTGTTATTTATACTTTTTCGTTTTGCTGGTTTTTGGTTTTGCCTTAAAGCATTCTCTATAGAAAATATCTTTGGAGTCTTTGAATGGATATCATTATTCTCTCTTTCTTGGTCTATAGGCTTGGTTGTGCCTTCTGCACCAGGTGGAATAGGTGTCTTTGAATCATTTCTATTATTAATCACTAGAGGCGAAGTTCCTGAAGATTATATTTTATTAGCATTACTATCTTATAGATTAATTGTAAGCTTGGCCGATATATTTGTTCACTTACCTTTTCAATTTAAGACTAAATTAATATAA
- a CDS encoding ABC transporter permease: MKWKTDRWLLNSSSIFLCLFLLWPIISLLLEGIVGFKTGAVSLGSDGFTQIKGTLILVIFSTLTGGTLGTLNGWLLANCRFAGRKYLRLAQLLPLATPAYLLSAILIDLGSIYGIRVHGMSWGVAIMSLTSYPYVFLLSSESFAKCGKRQLEACRSLGIGPWNSFRRIALPMAAPAIGAGIALMGMEVINELGAVQLLNIPSISAGIVENWIIQGNPSGAIALAFIALLIVFILIAYEKSLRRRSKRWSEGITGMESPKWELTGVRAILAQIVTIFPPLFTLGIPFYWAIINADQIKQGLDIELLALTLRSLMLGIIASALTIFVSLFISICKRWSGSKLIGIMIFLSGIGYAIPGAVIALALLSFSGSAWSIPALILLLWGYSVRFLAVSKGGLDAAFERINPNIDEAAMTLGERWQGIFKKIHLPLLRGPLIVGSLLIFVDTLKELPLTFILRPFDFDTLSVRIFQYAGDERMAESIIPGVIVLTLGLVASVALMPSLDSKNKTF, from the coding sequence ATGAAATGGAAGACTGATAGATGGTTGCTAAATAGCAGTTCTATTTTCCTTTGTCTATTCCTTCTGTGGCCAATAATCAGTCTTCTACTAGAAGGAATAGTTGGATTCAAAACAGGCGCTGTAAGCCTTGGCTCAGATGGTTTTACACAAATAAAAGGAACGTTGATATTAGTTATTTTTAGTACCTTAACTGGTGGAACCCTTGGGACATTAAATGGTTGGCTTCTAGCCAATTGTAGATTTGCGGGTAGAAAGTACTTAAGGTTGGCGCAACTTCTACCTCTAGCAACTCCGGCATATCTTTTATCAGCAATATTGATAGATCTAGGAAGTATTTATGGGATAAGAGTTCATGGAATGAGTTGGGGAGTAGCAATAATGTCATTAACTTCATACCCTTATGTATTTCTTCTAAGCTCAGAAAGTTTTGCAAAATGTGGGAAACGCCAACTTGAGGCCTGTCGAAGCCTAGGCATAGGGCCTTGGAATAGCTTTAGAAGAATAGCTTTACCAATGGCCGCCCCTGCTATAGGGGCAGGAATAGCTCTCATGGGGATGGAAGTCATCAATGAGCTTGGGGCAGTCCAACTACTTAACATTCCAAGCATATCTGCCGGCATAGTTGAAAATTGGATAATCCAAGGAAATCCATCAGGCGCAATAGCACTTGCATTTATTGCTTTACTAATTGTTTTTATTCTCATTGCGTACGAAAAAAGTTTAAGAAGACGCAGCAAAAGATGGAGTGAAGGCATCACTGGCATGGAATCCCCTAAATGGGAGCTCACAGGGGTCAGAGCAATACTTGCTCAAATAGTTACAATTTTCCCACCTTTATTCACACTAGGAATACCTTTTTATTGGGCAATTATCAATGCAGATCAAATCAAACAAGGTTTAGATATAGAACTTTTAGCCCTTACACTAAGAAGCCTAATGCTAGGAATAATTGCATCCGCTTTAACAATATTTGTATCCCTCTTCATAAGCATTTGTAAAAGGTGGAGTGGAAGCAAATTGATAGGAATAATGATATTTCTATCAGGGATTGGTTATGCAATACCAGGCGCTGTAATAGCATTGGCCCTGCTATCTTTTTCTGGATCTGCTTGGAGCATTCCAGCCTTAATACTCTTGCTATGGGGATATTCAGTTAGATTCCTTGCTGTATCTAAAGGAGGATTAGATGCAGCATTTGAAAGAATTAATCCAAATATTGATGAAGCCGCAATGACACTTGGTGAAAGGTGGCAGGGGATTTTTAAGAAGATACATTTACCCCTCCTTAGAGGGCCATTAATAGTAGGTTCACTGTTAATCTTTGTAGATACTCTTAAGGAGCTTCCTCTTACATTTATATTAAGACCTTTTGATTTTGATACTCTTTCAGTAAGAATCTTCCAATATGCTGGTGATGAAAGAATGGCAGAATCTATTATACCTGGGGTAATAGTTCTTACGTTAGGATTGGTTGCATCAGTTGCCTTAATGCCAAGCCTTGATTCTAAAAATAAAACATTTTAG
- a CDS encoding 4a-hydroxytetrahydrobiopterin dehydratase, whose translation MKGKLLSRREIKELSQLIPEWEVSGDKLVRKLKFKNFVEAFDFMSQVAIVAEAMAHHPEWSNVYSDLTIMLTTHDLGGISTLDLKLAEAINDLKEN comes from the coding sequence ATGAAGGGAAAACTTTTATCTAGAAGAGAGATCAAAGAATTATCTCAACTAATACCAGAATGGGAAGTGTCTGGTGACAAGCTGGTAAGAAAATTAAAATTTAAGAACTTCGTTGAGGCGTTCGACTTCATGAGTCAAGTTGCAATCGTTGCTGAAGCCATGGCTCACCATCCTGAATGGAGCAATGTTTATTCTGATTTAACTATAATGCTAACTACACACGATTTAGGTGGAATAAGTACGCTTGATTTAAAACTTGCAGAAGCAATTAATGACCTTAAAGAAAATTAG
- a CDS encoding secondary thiamine-phosphate synthase enzyme YjbQ, translating to MEQFLTELTIRTEGEGFINITDRINHWIKENEIQTGLLVITSKHTSCSLIINENADPRVLQDLSSYFKAIVPEIGFKSISGEGEMKRYLHKEEGIDDMPAHIRTILTSTSLTLSIINSRLDLGTWQAVYLWEHRYSDNNRKVNLHAIAEKIKVEPLRNIENINSILAKTNASKLNRIVMHKQENISQKDDGDQGTEMDLIIDRIHEITGENN from the coding sequence GTGGAGCAATTTCTTACTGAACTTACCATTCGAACCGAAGGCGAAGGCTTTATCAATATCACAGATCGAATTAATCACTGGATAAAAGAAAATGAAATTCAAACAGGCTTATTAGTAATAACTTCCAAACATACAAGCTGCAGTCTAATAATAAATGAGAACGCAGACCCAAGAGTTCTACAAGATCTATCTTCTTATTTTAAAGCAATTGTTCCAGAGATAGGTTTTAAATCTATTTCAGGAGAAGGAGAGATGAAAAGATATCTTCACAAAGAAGAAGGCATAGATGATATGCCTGCTCATATTAGAACAATCCTTACTTCGACAAGCTTGACACTTAGCATCATTAATTCAAGGCTGGATCTTGGTACATGGCAAGCAGTTTATCTCTGGGAACATCGATACTCAGATAACAATAGAAAAGTTAATCTTCATGCCATAGCAGAAAAAATAAAAGTAGAGCCATTAAGAAATATTGAGAATATTAATTCCATTTTAGCAAAAACAAATGCATCAAAATTAAATAGAATTGTGATGCATAAGCAAGAGAATATAAGTCAAAAAGACGATGGAGATCAAGGGACTGAGATGGATTTAATAATTGATAGAATACATGAAATAACTGGCGAAAATAATTGA
- a CDS encoding carboxypeptidase M32, producing the protein MANSAWLQLGKYLRETQLLGSIHSCLYWDQNASMPKRGASWRGEQLGLIAKFLHARQSSNEFEDLIEGAKDELRESTHLEGKDSFEKKRNLDLLDLELTRQKKLDSELVVHLAAAQTEGYSLWQEARSSNDYARFAPALKKLIHLRKEQSSQLDEPRSCWETLAQPYEPDLTINRLNELFEPLRHRLPDLIAEVKNSSQPNSLNWDLEEKSQHKLCERLLDEWGRDENITRVARSPHPFSITLGPKDFRLTTRVVTGQPFSCFLATAHEWGHSLYEQGLPSHSHQWFSWPLGQATSMAVHESQSLFWENRVARSREFSERFWKYFHAEGAPLNSGFDLWRAMNPLAPGLNRVEADELSYGIHILIRTDLEIALLEEGLDVWDLPNEWNKRYKDLLGITPLNDSEGCLQDVHWSEGSFGYFPSYLLGHLISAQLSEAMSVSLNDEGIEGKDPLGECIREGNEIKLLEWLRREVHHYGRQVNAEGLVEKVTGKPLSSEAFLNYLEKKLEMLTCTS; encoded by the coding sequence TTGGCTAATTCAGCTTGGCTCCAATTGGGTAAATATCTTCGCGAGACACAATTGCTTGGATCTATTCATAGCTGTCTTTATTGGGATCAAAATGCTTCTATGCCCAAGCGAGGAGCTTCATGGCGAGGAGAACAATTAGGTTTGATTGCTAAGTTTTTACATGCTCGACAAAGTAGTAATGAGTTTGAAGACTTAATAGAGGGCGCGAAAGATGAACTAAGAGAATCAACTCATTTGGAGGGAAAGGATTCTTTCGAGAAAAAAAGAAATTTAGATTTATTGGATTTGGAGTTAACACGACAAAAGAAGCTTGATTCCGAATTGGTTGTTCATTTAGCTGCTGCTCAAACAGAGGGGTACTCACTTTGGCAAGAAGCAAGATCTAGCAATGATTACGCAAGGTTTGCTCCTGCATTGAAGAAGTTAATACATCTCAGAAAAGAACAATCTAGCCAATTGGATGAGCCTCGTAGTTGTTGGGAAACACTTGCTCAACCTTATGAGCCTGATTTAACAATCAACCGATTAAATGAATTATTTGAACCACTTAGGCATCGCTTGCCTGATTTAATAGCTGAAGTTAAAAACTCTTCTCAGCCAAATTCTTTGAATTGGGACTTAGAAGAAAAATCCCAACATAAGCTCTGTGAACGCTTGCTGGATGAATGGGGAAGAGATGAAAATATAACTCGTGTAGCTCGTTCTCCTCATCCATTCTCTATAACTCTTGGGCCAAAAGACTTTAGACTCACAACTCGGGTAGTAACGGGTCAGCCATTTTCCTGTTTTTTAGCTACTGCACATGAATGGGGACATTCCCTGTATGAACAAGGCTTGCCTTCTCATTCTCATCAGTGGTTCTCATGGCCTTTAGGCCAAGCCACCTCTATGGCTGTTCATGAAAGTCAGTCGCTCTTTTGGGAAAATAGAGTTGCAAGAAGTAGAGAATTTTCAGAACGTTTTTGGAAGTATTTTCATGCTGAGGGAGCCCCTTTAAATAGTGGATTTGATCTTTGGAGGGCAATGAATCCACTTGCTCCAGGCCTAAATCGTGTTGAGGCCGATGAGCTTAGTTATGGCATACATATATTGATTAGGACTGATCTTGAGATTGCTTTGCTTGAAGAAGGACTAGATGTTTGGGATTTACCTAATGAATGGAATAAGAGATATAAAGATCTGCTTGGAATAACTCCTTTAAATGATTCAGAGGGATGTTTGCAAGATGTTCATTGGAGTGAAGGCTCTTTTGGCTATTTCCCTTCTTATTTGCTTGGTCACTTAATAAGCGCTCAACTTTCTGAAGCAATGTCTGTTTCTCTTAATGATGAAGGAATAGAAGGCAAAGATCCTCTTGGTGAATGTATTCGAGAAGGTAATGAAATTAAGCTTTTAGAATGGTTAAGAAGAGAAGTTCATCACTATGGCAGACAGGTTAACGCTGAAGGACTTGTTGAGAAAGTAACAGGAAAGCCTCTTTCAAGTGAAGCATTTTTGAATTATTTAGAGAAAAAATTAGAGATGCTTACTTGTACCTCTTAA